The Brassica napus cultivar Da-Ae chromosome C4 unlocalized genomic scaffold, Da-Ae chrC04_Random_5, whole genome shotgun sequence genomic interval TTCCTAGGTCGTACGAATCTCCGGCACAACGGACACGAGTTTttccgaccaagccactcgaaAAGACAGTTTTGATGAAACATATGCAAACAGTTAGGCATCTCAATGACGCTTTGTTGACTCTTGGACAAATCCTCGATGCAAATTGAACACAGAGTTTCTTTATTTCCGTTCAAATCCACTCTATGTTCTTCCACCAACCTCTGTAAAACGTCAAACGAAGCAGGAACATCAGACGGCACAACCAAACGCCTCTCTTTGATGAATTCAACTTCGACGTTCACGAAGACAGGCTCTCGGAGAGTTTTATCATTACTAAGTGAACGATTGATTTCATTAGCGATCTTTTCACCTATGTGTTGAGATTCATTAACTTGTTGGCCACGAAGGAGTTCAGAGATATGACTTGGCGTGAAGCCGTGTGGCTCCAAGCGGATGTAACGTGATCTTATATGTAAAATCACGTCTTCGGTAAAATCTTCAATCAGATTGTGTACACGGATAGAGAGAATGTTCATAGACTCCATGTTTAGCGCTAGATTCATCACCTTCGTTTCAACTTCAATTATATTAGTTTCTTCTATTTCCATGGCAATAGTAGAAGAAGATTCAAACgacaataaaccctaaataattcCGTATTAGaaagatgatgatttttttttgggtcttaagagggagagagagacttTGAGATTGAAATCCTTGGGGGAACGAGTGagcatgatatatatatagagagagcgaTGTTGCAAAACTAGGTCTTAATTTCCTTATTTTtgcaagatttttttaatttccttttttgtaAAACTTGATCATTTATTGATCGTTATTTCCTTATTTCGTTTCTTTTTGTTAAAACCCAAGttgtttcctttttcattttaaataactGACcgttaaatagtttttttttgtacctTTGGATTGGATTATTTATTGGAAACTCAATCCAAAAGAATAGGTTTGTTAAGGTTTAATTACACCTTCAGTAAGTCAGTCAATAACTGATGAAACGACTGGGAGTTGGTTATTAAtttctgatatatatatataggtgttACACGAGACCAATGGTTCAATTCAATTATATTCACACCATTAAAATTTTGACTCTATACCTGATAATATTCTCTCAGTCCATTCGATCACGGCCATGCGAGTTGGGCTTTGTGTAGCATCCCTGTCCCGATgtctgaactggatcagtcCAAGGTCGGACTGATCAAACGGGACAGACATGTTGGACATGTCATCTGGATAGTTCTAATCTGATTAAGATGATACTGTCTGTCCGAACATAGCAGTTTAGCTTGTTGGACTAAGCTGGACGGATTCAGAGAAGGCATCTGGTCTTGTCATCCGAGACAAGTTAGTCAATGTGTGGACTGACTTGTATACGTTCTAACGGGAACCGAGACTGAGCTGTACATGAACTGATTAGCTAAGGAGAATGGCGGGATCAGTTAATAGAACAGTTACCGAGAAGTTATCAGGACGGCCAGACAAGTCGGTTAAGACTgtcggctaagctgagatgagctgattcAGTAGTATCAGTCTGATTCGGACAAGGTTAGAGTTGTTGACTGGATCAGTCAGCTCTAGTTCGGTTTTCGCCTAAGTAAAACTGGCGGGAACAGTTAAAGTCCGAAAAGTGGAAAAACTCGCGCATGGAACACCTTGGAGCGCGGGGTGTCGGTGGGTTAAGTAAATAACTGTTTGGAACAGTGATTGTCGGTGGGGGTTGGTGGAGAAACCGCCCATACGTTTCCCTTAAGTGCGATTTCGCGGAAGGGAAAAGGGGATACAGGTTTTCTGAGACAAAATTTCAGAGAACAGAACCCATAGAGAAAAGGGGATCGAGAGAGAGACTGAGTTCGCGGAAACAGACTGATCGGGTTCTAACCCAACCGTCGGAGAGCGATGGTGCCTGTGCGGCTTAGTCTGAGTCGTAAGAGGTGAGCCGCGTACTGAGCAATGGAAATCCGGCGGATCTGAAAGGGGATCTCGGTTCTACTCTGTTCTCTCTGTTCTACTCTGCTTTACTCTGTTCTGGGACAGAAAACAGAGGAAAGAAAGGAGAAACCGGGACGAGAAGAGTGAGATACATGGCCGGAAAGCCGATCCGAGCAATCGACGGTGACCGCGAGTCTGGGTTAGTTGCGTACTGATCCTTGCGGACTGAGCCAAGGGACGTACTGAAGATCTGGGAAGGCGGATCGGGGTCTCAGATAGAGACcattgggctgtctgttcactgCGACACTGTTAGATCAGGGAGACAGATCGGAAACAAGAGAGCTTTGGCCGGAGGGCCGATCGGAGTCTCGTAGAGACCGCAGGTCTGTTGGTTCACTGCGACGTTGTCCGATCTGATCTGATGGGAGGCGTCTGGAGTTATCTGCGGTGGTTAAGATCGAGATGCAGTGGTCGCGGGCCTGAGTTGGGTTCGATGCCCTGATCTGATCAACCCCGATCGGATACTGTGTACGGTTTGGGTGTGATTGGTGTGCGACAGCATACGCTATCAGCCTATTCTGATGAACTGAAGGAAGGATCGGATACTGTGCTTGGAACGATCCTCGCCATGGAGAGATGTGGTACTGTCGTGATCGGATCGCTGAAGGCGATCGGGACCGGTGCCATACTGAAGGAGGATCGACTGGAATCAGGATCGAGTCTCAGGATCTGTACCGGTTATGGCATTGCGCCGAGTCTTGATGGATCGGTTTTGAATGGACTGAGACTTGTACTGGAACTGGATAGTTCGATGGCAGGGTAGCCGTGTAGAGAACTGACTGAATGGATGGCTGGTTGGAGACCAAGCCAGCCGACTGTGTACTGACTGATCCCGACGTGATCAGGACTGACTGAAGCGATGGCTGTGGAGCCGACTGTGTACTGACTGATCCCGACGTGATCAGGACTGACTGAAGCGATGGCTGTGGAGCCGACTGTGTACTGACTGATCCCGACGTGATCAGGACTGACTGAAGCGATGGCTGTGGAGCCGACTGTGTACTGACTGATCCCGACGTGATCAGGACTGACTGAAGCGATGGCTGTGGAGCCGACTGTGTACTGACTGATCCGGATGTGATCAGGACTGACTGAAGCGATGGCTGTGGAGCCGACTGTGTACTGACTGATCCCGACGTGATCAGGACTGACTGAAGTGATGGCTGTGGAGCCGACTGTGTACTGACTGATCTGGTGGTGATCACGTGACTGTTTCTGGAACGCTAATAAGGTTAGCGTACTGTCTGTTCTGGATGGCTGGTTGGACACCAAGCCGTCTCTCTTTGTTTGCTTGGGTcacgtggggatggttggctgagtgACTAAGGAACAAGGGGATTCGGTTAAGTATCTGATCGAGCTGGCTGGATAAGACGGAGTGTTCGGATGGATTTTCAGATAACAAAGCACTGAGGCAGTAAGGTATATGTTTATTATACTGTCTGTTGTAGTGATTCGCTAGGATGTTGGATATACTTAGCGAACACTTGGATCTGAACTGAACCTCCTAAGGGAAAACTGGATAAAAATCCTAAGTTAAGATAAAAATTCGGATATGGCCAGTTTAGTCGAGGGAAGCGAACTGAGGACGAACCGCCGGTAAGGGAAACCGGGTCTGGGCGtcacaagttggtatcagagcgattACGGTTCTAGGACAGAGTTGGAAGGGTTATTCAAGATTTGTCTAGACCGAATGGACGCGGAAAAATGCTGAGCGCGAGCACTGGAGAATTGATGAGAGACTTGATCTTGGGAGTGATCAAGTCGGACTTACACATTGTATGGGCAAATGTAAGTTAAAAGTCTAACTGTAAAGAACCAGAGATAAGATCATTGATGAATGATTGGATTGGTTGAATGAAGTCTGAGTTAAGATCATTTGGAGAATGATCGGATTGCTTAAGGTGTTCAGGATTACTCGAGAAGAGTTATCCAATAAATCTACCTAAGAGTTGGAAACAACCGAGAGGTTTATTTAAGTCAATGGACCCGAATTCTGAAGTGAAGAAACGGGAAAGATTGACGAAGTGTATTCTGAAGCTTAAGGATAATAAGCTTGCTGAAGTTAGGATTGAATCAAGTGGCTCGAGGAAGCCAAGGATGCTTCGGAAAAGTCTAAGTAAGACAAGGACAATGATGTCGGATATGGAGCCAAGGAGCTGATGAGTTTAACTCTGTATGGACAAGACGTCCATTAACTGAATTTGGAAAGAAGACTTCAGCGGACAGATTCAAGGCAGAATAGCCGAGTGGATGAGCTGAAGGTTGTGAACGGAAACAGAGTTGGACAGGTGGTCCGAGGATTGTGATGGAATCTCAATGAACTGGCTAAGGCGATAGCTGGATTGCTAAGGGATAACCTGAAAGAGTCAGGGAATCGGAAAACTGAATTGGACAAGTCGTCCATGGAAGAGCCTAAGGACTAATGGCTAAGGCACTGATGCTGGAATGTGAAGTACCGAGACTTACATTCGAATGGGACACCTGTTGAGAATGCTTAGATGGATTCTAAGATTTTCAAGGTAAAGGACAAGCTGGTCCGGGAAATTGAAATTTGGAAGTTCCATGAAAGGATTCGGAAAAATCTGCGTAAGACTTACACATAGCAAGTGGCAAGTGTAAGCAAGTCTGGATACAAAGAAAAGGACAATGGAATTGTCAAGACTATCTAAGCTTGATTGTCTTAGTAGGTTTGTGCTGtccgagagttgagatcatcgGAACAAGAGATTGGAAGTCAAGTGTACTTGCCAAAGACTTGTTAAGTGATCAAGAAACTACTCGGAGGTACAAGATGCTATTGATGATGAGTGGTGATAATATGCCTTAGAAACTGAATGGGTTTGCTAAGGCATAACTGTAATGAGACTGTCTGTTCTGGCGTCTATGGAAACCGAGAGTTTCCAAGACGTGACTGTCTGTCATCGCGTGTACTGTCCTGACGTCTGTGGGAACTGTAGAGTTGCCAAGACGTAACTGTAATCGCGTCGGTGGGAACTAGATTAGTTCGCCATCGCGTGTCTGTACTGTGATCTGCGGGAACCCAATCTGATGTCTGTGGGAGATGTACCTTCCAAGGCATAACTGTACTGTTACTGGAACTCTAGGAGTTCACTACTGTGGGTTTCCGATCGCGATGAAATCATGGATGGGAACTAGTGAGAGTTTGCCATCCCATGTCTGTAGGACGTATGTGCGTTCGGTACGTATGGTATGAACTGATGTCATTGGGAACTGCTGAGTTTCCAAGACATAACTGTGACTGAGTCAATGGGAACTAGATGAGTTTGCAATTTTGAAGTTGTGAACCGGAAAGGATTGAGAGTCCGAAAGGAAAATTGTGCAAGGGATCAAGCGTAGGATCCGGTAAGAAATGTCTGTAAGGATCAAGAATGATCCGGAGGTGTCAATAAAAGATCAGTAAAGATCTGAGAAAAGCTGAAGTCGATCATAAGTGGTCGGTGACTGGATAGGATCAGGGAGTGATCCGAAGGAAACAACTGTAAGGATCAAGATGAGATCCATGCGTTCTGAAAAGATTAAGTTCCTAGTACTCGGAGTTAGGCCATGCTACGGAACACTGGAGTGCGAGAATCAAACAGTCATGTCAGGATTGGACTGAGACTGGTTGAAACTGAGTTCCAGAAGGATGAAACTGAGTCAATATGTGACTGTGATCGGGTAAGGTTTAAGCTGGAAAAACTTAACTAAGATAGTGAGTTAACACTTCGAGAATTGAGGTAAACTGGTCAGCACTGTTGGGAGTCTAACGTTCTCGCCAAAGTGTATGACCAAACACCAAAGATTGCTCGGAAGTAAGGACTACTATGCTTAGTGAGTTGGTGCACTGAACCGAGTCTGTTGGAATGAACTCCAAGCGTGATTGTGATCAGGAAGTCTGGAACACAGAATGGTCGTGTGACCGAAAGGCTGTTCATTGAGTCAGGGCATGAGTGCCGTTTGATTGGGATTTAttccaagtgggggagactgtTCTGAATGGGTAGAACAAAGTTCTATTGCCTGCTGAACTCGAGGACGAGTTCATTCCAAGTGGGGGAGAGTTGTAGCATCCCTGTCCCGATgtctgaactggatcagtcCAAGGTCGGACTGATCAAACGGGACAGACATGTTGGACATGTCATCTGGATAGTTCTAATCTGATTAAGATGATACTGTCTGTCCGAACATAGCAGTTTAGCTTGTTGGACTAAGCTGGACGGATTCAGAGAAGGCATCTGGTCTTGTCATCCGAGACAAGTTAGTCAATGTGTGGACTGACTTGTATACGTTCTAACGGGAACCGAGACTGAGCTGTACATGAACTGATTAGCTAAGGAGAATGGCGGGATCAGTTAATAGAACAGTTACCGAGAAGTTATCAGGACGGCCAGACAAGTCGGTTAAGACTgtcggctaagctgagatgagctgattcAGTAGTATCAGTCTGATTCGGACAAGGTTAGAGTTGTTGACTGGATCAGTCAGCTCTAGTTCGGTTTTCGCCTAAGTAAAACTGGCGGGAACAGTTAAAGTCCGAAAAGTGGAAAAACTCGCGCATGGAACACCTTGGAGCGCGGGGTGTCGGTGGGTTAAGTAAATAACTGTTTGGAACAGTGATTGTCGGTGGGGGTTGGTGGAGAAACCGCCCATACGTTTCCCTTAAGTGCGATTTCGCGGAAGGGAAAAGGGGATACAGGTTTTCTGAGACAAAATTTCAGAGAACAGAACCCATAGAGAAAGGGGATCGAGAGAGAGACTGAGTTCGCGGAAACAGACTGATCGGGTTCTAACCCAACCGTCGGAGAGCGATGGTGCCTGTGCGGCTTAGTCTGAGTCGTAAGAGGTGAGCCGCGTACTGAGCAATGGAAATCCGGCGGATCTGAAAGGGGATCTCGGTTCTACTCTGTTCTGCTCTATTCTACTCTGCTTTACTCTGTTCTGGGACAGAAAACAGAGGAAAGAAAGGAGAAACCGGGACGAGAAGAGTGAGATACATGGCCGGAAAGCCGATCCGAGCAATCGACGGTGACCGCGAGTCTGGGTTAGTTGCGTACTGATCCTTGCGGACTGAGCCAAGGGACGTACTGAAGATCTGGGAAGGCGGATCGGGGTCTCAGATAGAGACcattgggctgtctgttcactgCGACACTGTTAGATCAGGGAGACAGATCGGAAACAAGAGAGCTTTGGCCGGAGGGCCGATCGGAGTCTCGTAGAGACTGCAGGTCTGTTGGTTCACTGCGACGTTGTCCGATCTGATCTGATGGGAGGCGTCTGGAGTTATCTGCGGTGGTTAAGATCGAGATGCAGTGGTCGCGGGCCTGAGTTGGGTTCGATGCCCTGATCTGATCAACCCCGATCGGATACTGTGTACGGTTTGGGTGTGATCGGTGTGCGACAGCATACGCTATCAGCCTATTCTGATGAACTGAAGGAAGGATCGGATACTGTGCTTGGAACGATCCTCGCCATGGAGAGATGTGGTACTGTCGTGATCGGATCGCTGAAGGCGATCGGGACCGGTGCCATACTGAAGGAGGATCGACTGGAATCAGGATCGAGTCTCAGGATCTGTACCGGTTATGGCATTGCGCCGAGTCTTGATGGATCGGTTTTGAATGGACTGAGACTTGTACTGGAACTGGATAGTTCGATGGCAGGGTAGCCGTGTAGAGAACTGACTGAATGGATGGCTGGTTGGAGACCAAGCCAGCCGACTGTGTACTGACTGATCCCGACGTGATCAGGACTGACTGAAGCGATGGCTGTGGAGCCGACTGTGTACTGACTGATCCCGACGTGATCAGGACTGACTGAAGCGATGGCTGTGGAGCCGACTGTGTACTGACTGATCCCGACGTGATCAGGACTGACTGAAGCGATGGCTGTGGAGCCGACTGTGTACTGACTGATCCCGACGTGATCAGGACTGACTGAAGCGATGGCTGTGGAGCCGACTATGTACTGACTGATCCGGATGTGATCAGGACTGACTGAAGCGATGGCTGTGGAGCCGACTGTGTACTGACTGATCCCGACGTGATCAGGACTGACTGAAGTGATGGCTGTGGAGCCGACTGTGTACTGACTGATCTGGTGGTGATCACGTGACTGTTTCTGGAACGCTAATAAGGTTAGCGTACTGTCTGTTCTGGATGGCTGGTTGGACACCAAGCCGTCTCTCTTTGTTTGCTTGGGTcacgtggggatggttggctgagtgACTAAGGAACAAGGGGATTCGGTTAAGTATCTGATCGAGCTGGCTGGATAAGACGGAGTGTTCGGATGGATTTTCAGATAACAAAGCACTGAGGCAGTAAGGTATATGTTTATTATACTGTCTGTTGTAGTGATTCGCTAGGATGTTGGATATACTTAGCGAACACTTGGATCTGAACTGAACCTCCTA includes:
- the LOC125594778 gene encoding mucin-1-like, with product MDNSFFHSKTLVLNSMFLSKQSRDHHQISQYTVGSTAITSVSPDHVGISQYTVGSTAIASVSPDHIRISQYIVGSTAIASVSPDHVGISQYTVGSTAIASVSPDHVGISQYTVGSTAIASVSPDHVGISQYTVGSTAIASVSPDHVGISQYTVGWLGLQPAIHSKQSRDHHQISQYTVGSTAITSVSPDHVGISQYTVGSTAIASVSPDHIRISQYTVGSTAIASVSPDHVGISQYTVGSTAIASVSPDHVGISQYTVGSTAIASVSPDHVGISQYTVGSTAIASVSPDHVGISQYTVGWLGLQPAIHSVSSLHGYPAIELSSSSTSLSPFKTDPSRLGAMP
- the LOC125594777 gene encoding RING-H2 finger protein ATL34-like; its protein translation is MESMNILSIRVHNLIEDFTEDVILHIRSRYIRLEPHGFTPSHISELLRGQQVNESQHIGEKIANEINRSLSNDKTLREPVFVNVEVEFIKERRLVVPSDVPASFDVLQRLVEEHRVDLNGNKETLCSICIEDLSKSQQSVIEMPNCLHMFHQNCLFEWLGRKNSCPLCRRFVRPRNRIKKQKLENVTGFDSVANC